The Arachis ipaensis cultivar K30076 chromosome B03, Araip1.1, whole genome shotgun sequence region ggaaaaagagtaccttcatCCGCGAAATGTACAGGTTATGATCTATACAACTTTAGGGAAGAGATGTTCCAATTTCCAGATACTGAGTCGCCTTGTAGCGTTTGCAGCTGGGAAGCCCCCATTCCGAGAACTTTCGCGATCCGGAATGGCCCTTCCCAATTCGCGGCGAGCTTGCCGTGTGATGGCGGTCGCCTTGCTTCCTCTGTTCTTCTGAGGACTAGGTCGCCCTCATTGAACATCCTCGGCACCACCTTTTTGTTGTGCCTTCTCTCAACTTGTTGTTTCATTGCTCTCTATTTGATAACGGCGATATCTTTGTCTTCCTCAGCGAGATCAAGCTCGGCGTTCCTTATGTTGGTATTATGTTGTTGATTGTAAAGCTCGGTTCTTAATGTAGGGACGTCGACATCAATTGGAATCAGTGCTTCTGATCCGTAGACTAGTTTGAACGGTGTCTCGCCTGTGGTAGACTGTATTGTCGTGTTATAGCTCCATAGTACTTCTGGGATCAATTCTGCCCATTCTCTTTTCGCATCATTGAGATTTTTCCTCATCGCCTGCAACATTACTCGGTTAGCAGCTTTGGCCTAcccattggtttgtgggtgtTCGACCGAGCTAAAATGATGATGtatgttaaaatttttcaaaaatgatgCAAGTTTGTTATATGTAAATTGTCTACCATTGCTGATATTATTTCCTTTGATATTCCGAATCGGCATATGATGTTTTTTCATATAAAAGATTGTACCTTTTCGGCAGTTATTCTTGCTAGTGGCtatgcttctatccattttgagaAATAATCTATTGAAACCAAAAGGAATTTTACCTGTCCTGGTGCTATTGGAAATGGGCCGAGGATATCGAGCCCCCATCTGTAGAAAGGCCAACTTACCTCTATGGTGTGCAATACCTCGGCGGGCTTCATGGAGACTGCAGCATGCTTTTAACAATTGTCGCAGGTTTTGACCTTTGTGATGCAGTCTCTCTTCATGGTCGGCCAATAGTATCCTGTTCAGATAATTTTTGCTGCCAACACTCATCCTCCTATATGGTTTCCACACACGCCTTCATGGATCTCGTTCATGACTTTATTTGCTTCGTTCTTGCCGAGGCATTTCAGTAATGGATGTGAGAATCCTCGCCTGTATAGTTCTCCTGCGACAGTTGTAAAAAAACTTGCCTTTCGCTTGAACGTTTAAGGGTTAGTCTCATTTCTGGGAATAATTCCGGTATTGATATATTCAAGATAGGGCATTCTCCAATCGTGTGTATGAGTGATGCTCATGAGGCATAGTGATTCAATGCTAGATTTTTCTAGTGTAAGTTGTGATAGTGCCGATGTGTGTGTGCTTGCTCTAGTGGCGGCCAGCTTAGATAGTATATCCGCCCTAGTGTTGTTTTCTCTATGTACGTGTGATATGATAAATTTGTCAAATTTTGAAATGAGATCCTTTGCTACGAGCCAATACTGCTCTAACAAGGGATCTTTTACCTGGAATTCTCCATTGATTTGTTGAACCACTAAGAGGGAGTCCCAATGTACTGTTAGGCTCTGTACTTGGAGGCTGAGAGCGAGCTTAAGTCCTGCTATGACCACCTCGTATTCAGCCTGATTGTTGCTTGCCGAGAAATAAAATTGAAGGGATTGCTCGGCCATCACTGTGTCTCCCTCCTTTAGTACTATCCCGGCTCCGCTACCTTCTCGGTTTGATGCTCCATCTACATGTAACTCCCAAGTCTTCTTGCAGTGGTGCTCGTCAGGTGTGAGCTCGGAAATGAAGTCTGCTAGGATTTGTGACTTCAAAGCTGGCCTTGATTGAAACTGGATGTCGAATTCAAAAAGCTCGATAGATCACTTGGTCAACCGTCCTGCCAGTTCTGGCTTTGTTATATTTGCCTTAATGGTTGGTTTGTCCTTACAATTATTGTGTGGCTCTGGAAGTAGTGTCTAAGTCTTCTTGCTGTTGTTACTAGTGTTAAGGCCAGCTGTTCTACTCTGGGATATATTTTTTCCGTTGGTTGCATGACTCTGCTGACAAAGTACACTGGCTTTTGTGTTTTTCCTGTCTCAGTGACAAGGACGGAGCTTATTGAATTATTGGAAacagataaatataaatataaaggtTTACCGACTTCCGGGCTTTGTAACACTGATGGCGATGATAGGATGGCTTTATGTTTGGCGAATGCCGTTTCGCATTCCTTTGTCCACTCGAATTTCCTATTTTTTGATACTGTCTGGAAGAAATGATATGATCGGCTTGAAGTTACTGGTAAAAATTGTGACAAGGCGGCCACTCTTCCTGCGAGTTGCTGCACTTCCTTTATCATTTTCGGACTTGCCATGTTAAGTATCGCCTCACACTTCTTAGGATTTGCTTCGATCCCTCGCGAAGTCAGCATGAAGCTGAGAAATTTGCCTCCTTGTACCCCGAAAGCACATTTCTCTGGGTTGAGTCTCATGTTGTATGCTCGGATTTGATTGAAAATTTCTCTGAGGTCGTCGCAATGTGATCTTTCTGGTGTGGTCTTGGCGACCATGTCATCTACATAGATTTCCATGTTGCGACCTATCTATTGGCGGAACACCTTGTCCATTAGTCGCTCatatgttgcacctgcattctttagaCCAAATGGCATCACTCTATAACAAAAATTCCCATGTTCAGTTATAAAAGCTATTTTGCTCTGATCTTCTGGATGCATAAGAATCTGGTTgtatccagaatatgcatccatgaagcttaaGCTTTTGAAACCTGACGCATTATCTACAAGTTTGTCAATACATGGCAGAGGGTAGGCATCCTTTGGGTATGCCTTGTTGAGAtttgtaaagtcgacgcacatgtgCCATTTACCTGAATTTTTTCTTACCATTACTATGTTCGAGAGCCATGTGGTGAAGCGGATTTCTTTGATGAAGTCGGCGCTGAGTAGTTTCTTGGTTTCCTCTAGGGCTGCCTTTTCCTTTTCTGTCTTGAGATTTCTTTTCTTTTGGGCTATAGGTCGGATCGTTCTGTCAATGGCGAGCTTGTGGCAAATGACGTTTGGTTCTATTCCTGATATATCTGCTGGGGTCCAGGCAAATAGGTCGGCATTGTCTTGTAATACCTTTATGAGCTCTAATTGTTCTTGTCCTCGGAGTGATCGGCCGATGTAGGTGAATTGTTCTGGTTTTGATGTCAAGGGAACTTTCTGGAGCTCATCTGCTGGTTGGGGCCTTTCTTGGGTGTCCTCCCGAGGATCGAGTTCTGCTAAGGACAGTACTTCATTCGTGCTGTGAATTGCCTTAACCTCTTGTTGATATTTTTGCCCCTTGTCTGATCTTTTGAGGCTTGCGTTGTAGCATTGTCGAGCTTGTTGACGATCTGAGTGGAGTGTTTCTATCTTGCCGTCCTGTGCCTGAAACTTAACACATAAATGAAAGGTAGACACTGCTGCTCTGAATATGTTCAGAGCAGGTCTTTCGAGAATAATATTGTAAGGACTAGGGCAATCAACTATAAGATATTGTATGTCAATGGTTCGTGATAATGGGGTGTTCCCTAGTGTCGTTTTTAGCCATATATAACCTTTAATTGGGACCCTTTCTCCTGAGAAGCCTACCAGTTCTCCAGATGAGGGTTGCATGGATTTTtcagataaatttattttttgaaaggtAGAATAGAAGAGAACGTCTACACTACTACCTGGGTCCAAGAGGACTTTTCTTACCAATAGTTCGCCTATTTGGATGGAGATCACCACTGGATCGTCTAAGTTAGGTATGGCCGAAGATATGTCTGCCTGAATGAAAGTGATTCTGACGTCGGTGGTATCTTTGTTGCTTTTTGGTACTGTTCCTTCGATTGCTAGCATTGCTTGGTAGCTTCATTTGCGTGCCGAGTTTGTTTTACCTCCTCCTGTAAATCCTCCCGATATGCAGTTTATGATCCCTTTTGGTGGATTAGGGTTAGACCATCTGTTGTCATTTTTTCCCTTTGAAGTTTGTCGGTGCTCTTCTCAGTCTCGGGTATCTTCCTTGTTTCTTCTTCCTTCTACATACTTGTCTAGGAGGCCTTGCCGGGCTGATCTTTCTAGCAAGTCTTTGGCGATCACACATTCGTCCGTCATGTGTCCGTACTTCTAATGGAAAGCACAATGTTTACTTTTGTCTACAAACTGCTGATCCTGATAACTGCCTGCTCGGGCTGGAAGTTTTATAATTTTGGCGTTgagaatttctttgatttttttttctctctttgtgTTGAATCTGGTATAATTGTCAAATTTTGGGGTGAGCTTGAATGGCTCCCTTGGTTCCCTACTGTTTGGCGATCTTATAGATTTGTCTTCCTCTTTTCTAGGctattttctttctgtcctcttaGCCTCACGTAACTCTTCGATCTCCATTTATCCAGCTGTTCTTTCTTGGAACTCCTCCAGTGTCTTAGGCTTGGTCATCGCGATTGTTTCTCGGAACTTTTCGGGTCGAAGGCCGGCCTTAAGGGCATGTAGGTGGACTGCTGGGTCTAGATCTGGTATTTTCATTGGCGCTTTAGCAAATCTGGTCATGTATTCTTTCAAGCTTTCGTGCTGTCCTTGTCGGATGGTGCCAAGGTAGTCAAATCCGTGTACGTATATCCTTGAAGCTGCGAAATAGTCAATGAAAAACCTCGCTAACTCTTCAAACGAGGAGATTGATCCTGCAGATAGTTTGGAAAACCAAAGTAATGCAGCACCATCAAGATAAGTATGAAAAGCTCGGCAGAGTATAGGTTCATTGTTAGCGccgttaaaaaacatcatagactGCAATTTTTTAACATGAGCCCGGGGGTCACCAATCCCCTTATATGGCTCCAGTGAGTAGATAGCACGAAATTCTTGGGCATCTGGAAGTTGGTAATCTCCTCTGAGAATGGGTTGTCCAAGGTCAGCTTTTCTTTCGGCGGATTGATACATAGTGGATCAGCGTTGCCTTGAGCCGAGCTTTTGGAGTTTCCTTCTTCATGCTTTTCAGCATTGTTGCGAACGGACAGTTCAGCTATCCTTCAGACCTCCGCCTGAAGTTTGGCGATTTGAGCTAAAAGCTCTGCTTGGGTGGGTGGGTGAGTCCCGTTGTCAGCCATGTCCGAAGATTGGGGATCCTGTCACAGAAAAGAACTAGATATAGAAAATAGTGGGGTTAAATAAGTTTCGGACCCATGGTGGGCGCCAAATATTTCGCTCCAATTTAGCCGAGGTATAAGGCTCCTTCTCCGACTGCTCGGTTTTAGGAAGAGCTTTACGTTGCTTGAGGAGAGTGGTGGCAAACCTCGGTGATGCAGAACACAGCGACGGGAacacctgcaaaaagcactccgacgctcaagtaaaAAAAGAGTATTAAGAAGTTAATACGAGTATTAAAGTAAGGAATGTATTTGTAACCTATCTTCTTCTGAGTTATTTGGTTCGGTTTTTATAGACGAGGGAAGTGTTATCTTCCTTCTAAACGTTTTGATATTTTGGGTTGGATCGTGTGTGCCGTTGTTAGTGGTAACCATCTAAAGATGACGTTTGTGCGTAGTCGTGATTAAGTTGTGTTTTGGCTCTGCTTGCTTGTTTCTGGATTATATGGTCGGTTTTGATATTGATCATGTTTCCGAGTATTATGGGCTACACGtcagattcaaataggacactttaaatctTATGATTACGCTAGCCAACCAACTTAGTCTTATTTATAATGTAGTATTACTCCCATGTATGTTTGCCATCGATCTCCCACAACTGATTAAATACTTGAAATTGATGAAGGAACTGACAGCAACTGCTCGTCTCCGACAAGTGACGAAATACTCGAAATAaaagaaaccaacaacaacaacaacaatgtcaaAGAAGCGGTGACGTCACAAGCATGCCACCCAATGCTGCAAAGCAAGTGAAGGAAGTTGAAGAGGTCAAAGAAGTACTAATAAGGATCCTCCGATCCCCATTTTCATGTCAACAATAATGCTAATAAATTGTTGCCTAGCTCAGCTTTTCACCTTCTCAATGCATCCAACAATCAGCTACCATTGACAGAAATCTGCCGCTATATATGTCTGCTTGTGTAGTAATCAGCATAATCAGTTCGTCCTTGTCAAATAGCAATAAAGGATATCAATTCAACGAGATTTAATAAAGTCCCAACAGCTCTCCAACGACTTGCAATGTTTAGCATTAAGCATTGTTCCATAATTCAATTATTCAAACCACATGCTTGGTCTACCATGTCTACCCACTGAAAATATCTCTTCCCATTGACCATTATAAGCACGCACTCAAAGAGAGTGTGCACAAATTTCCTAAAGCGCAGCAATGGCCAAATTCATCACAACCTTTCTATTTCTATTATTCCTTCCATCTTCTCTGCTTGCAATCGATACCATGACACAATTTCAGTCACTTCCTGATGGCAGTACCTTGGTTTCCGAAGATGAAATCTTTGAGATGGGATTCTTCAGTCCCGGTAATAACTCAAATCGCTACCTTGGAATCTGGTACAAAGGAATCCCAGTTAGAACTGTTGTTTGGGTTGCCAACCGTGAAAATCCGATCAAAGACAGCTCCAGCAAATTGAGCATCAACTCAGAAGGACGACTTGTGATTCTCAGCCATAACGAAACTCTTGTTTGGTTAGTCTGGTTAGCAACCAGTAATGATGTGTCATTAAGTCATTTTGGTAATTACAAAAATAACCGATTCACCtaacatttttttcaaattttttaactgCATGTGCATTCTCCTTTCtttatcattatttttcttttcgaTCAGATAAAACTTGCAACTCTCTGCATGTGCATGCTTTGCTGAGGATTTTTCAAAGTTGTACACTTGTATTTATCCCATATATTCAATAAACTGCCTCAACTTTTTCATACTGATGGGATTTTATATTACAATGATGATTATGGTATTTAGGTGCTATAGAACTTTAATGTTATTTGAAAAATATAGCTAAAATTATAAGATAACAATTTTAGCTGTAAAAAGAAACTGGAAACCGGATACCCCACAGACCACATACAACCCCTTTATTGTTAGTAATAAACAAATGTTTAATTTGACATTTTAAAATTACTAATTAAGCCTTTCACTTTATAAATATAACTTATGATTggttgttatttacatttcaattctttatatttttgcaatttaagattcttgttctttaagtttcagcaatttatatttctattatttacttttttgtcaattattgcttttctttcattcttatttaagttatttaatTCTCAAATTTCTTATCATCCAACATATAATCGTCTGACTAGAATATCTAATCAAACATTGCTTGCTTAATTCCTTAATTTTAGTGGGATCAGCATTCACTCACCGTgagtttattacttgatacgactcaATACACTTGTCGATAGTTTTACGGATATTGCATTGTAAATTctgtatcaaatttttggcgccgtggTGGTTGATCAAACCTTCATCTTACATTTATTAGCGTAATTCGATTGTAATAAACATTTAAGTGTTATTGTGGTGTTTTAATCTTTATTTATAATGAGAACACTTTTTAATTGCGGTCCTCAGCACGCAAGATTGATATTCAAAATTAATTCATGGAATTTAATTACATGAAAATTATTGGTAGATACCAATAAAGTTACAAAAACCAACTTCACATACCATATTAACCGCAATTAAAAGGTATTCGACTTAACTGGCCATTATAATGTCAAAGATGTCATTCAACTATCTATATCTTTGCAGTATACTAAATTACTAATGATTGTAAGACAAAAATTTACTGAGAAACTAATAAACccgtatttttaaaaataaagatttaatttatcattttaaaAGAGTTTCTAAGAATATAGATTAGTAAAagatgattaatttttttatggaAAAAAATAATGTCACTCTCATTTTTCATAATATCAttctataaatatatatttttgtattGTATGTAGAAATAAAAGAGTGACATTATTAAAATTGGAGTGACAATAATATAAATGAAGAGGAGAAATGGTGAAGAGATGAAGATTCTCTTTGATGGATGATTGGATAGTTATCACATAGaatatgtaattttatttttgtttatttttaagatAACATTAAGTATTTGCTTTCATATCTATTGTACAACACAGGTCATCAAATTCAACAACACAGAGGCAAGTCAATAGTCCAATTGTGCAACTTCTAAACTCAGGAAACTTGGTCCTAAGAGACGAAAAGGTTAATGATTTCGAAAGCTACTTATGGCAGAGCTTTGACTATCCATCTGATACGCTGTTACCGGGAATGAAGATTGGTTGGAACCTAAAAAATGGCCTTAATAGGCAGTTATCAGCATGGAAGAATTGGGATGACCCTTCTCCAGGAGATTTCACTTGGGGAATTGTACTTGGAACCACCCCTGAGTTGGTTATATGGAAAGGAACTACAAAGTACTATAGGAGTGGTCCATGGAATGGGGAAAGATTCACCAGCATAGCGCTTTTCCAATTAGAATTTGTGTCCACCAATGATGAGGTGTTTACCACATACAACCTCGACAATAAGTCAGTGATAACAAGACTCGTTCTAAACAAATCAGTTTATTCGCGTCAGCGCTATAATTGGATCCCGGAGAACCAGACTTGGCGAT contains the following coding sequences:
- the LOC107632814 gene encoding uncharacterized protein LOC107632814, whose protein sequence is MLAIEGTVPKSNKDTTDVRITFIQADISSAIPNLDDPVVISIQIGELLVRKVLLDPGSSVDVLFYSTFQKINLSEKSMQPSSGELVGFSGERVPIKGYIWLKTTLGNTPLSRTIDIQYLIVDCPSPYNIILERPALNIFRAAVSTFHLCVKFQAQDGKIETLHSDRQQARQCYNASLKRSDKGQKYQQEVKAIHSTNEVLSLAELDPREDTQERPQPADELQKVPLTSKPEQFTYIGRSLRGQEQLELIKVLQDNADLFAWTPADISGIEPNVICHKLAIDRTIRPIAQKKRNLKTEKEKAALEETKKLLSADFIKEIRFTTWLSNIVMVRKNSGKWHMCVDFTNLNKAYPKDAYPLPCIDKLVDNASGFKSLSFMDAYSGYNQILMHPEDQSKIAFITEHGNFCYRVMPFGLKNAGATYERLMDKVFRQ
- the LOC107632813 gene encoding G-type lectin S-receptor-like serine/threonine-protein kinase At4g27290; amino-acid sequence: MTQFQSLPDGSTLVSEDEIFEMGFFSPGNNSNRYLGIWYKGIPVRTVVWVANRENPIKDSSSKLSINSEGRLVILSHNETLVWSSNSTTQRQVNSPIVQLLNSGNLVLRDEKVNDFESYLWQSFDYPSDTLLPGMKIGWNLKNGLNRQLSAWKNWDDPSPGDFTWGIVLGTTPELVIWKGTTKYYRSGPWNGERFTSIALFQLEFVSTNDEVFTTYNLDNKSVITRLVLNKSVYSRQRYNWIPENQTWRLYSSVPRDNCDNYNLCGAYGNCLVQESPPCKCLTGFKPKSPRSWEAFDWTEGCMQSEEWKCKVKNRDGFEKLSGLKMPDTTKSWASKNLTLDDCRIKCWKNCSCTAYANLDIREEGSGCQIWFGDLMDLRVASIPGQDLYVRMPVSATGMYCFSHKMLF